DNA sequence from the Cohnella herbarum genome:
ATATCTTTGCCGCCCATCATGTTCATGTCCCAACGCGGGCAAGTAGTTACGATTTCGATACGTACGGTGACTTGGTCTTCTTGCGGATCCGTCAACGGAGTTTCTATAATCTCGAATGTATTCTTGCCGATGATCTGCAGGGCTTTTATGAAAATTCGCCTTCTTTCATTTTCGAGTAGTGTGTTTCATTGGTTTAAGTGTACAATAGGGAAGGAGGTAAGTATTTGCACAGTATCGTCCTTATTAATATTTAATTTTTCTTGTTTTATAACGTTATTTTAAAATAAATCATGATATCGTTTGAACGTAATTGACATTATTATCGGGAGGTCGAAGATGGAAATCAGATACTGCGGAGCAGGGACGATATCGCAGTCGGCCGAAGCGCCGGGAGGAGGCATGCATCCATCGTGTTATGAAATTCTTTATATTACCGGAGGAAAGGTCAAGTTCAAGTGGCGAGGAAACGTCTGCGAGGCGGAAGCGCCGGCCGTGTTCATTCTACCCAACTCTACCCCGCATGAGCTGGAGAGCTTGGCAGCCGAAGCCAAATTCCGATTTCTGGAACTCGAGGATCCGGAAGAGTTCCCGTTCTCCAACGAGCAAGTGGATGATTGGAATTTCATGCAAGCCCGCAAGGATATCTATTCTAAAATCGTGCTCGCGTCTTCGGTCATTCAGTCGCTAGACTTCGTCTATCATCTCCAATCGACGGGTCTTGCCGAACAAGACTCGAATCTCGGAGAAGTATGCTTGCTTGAAATTCGGAAGACGTATAAGCTGATCGCCCATATTCTGGGGGCGTCAGGGGGCGGAAACGTCGCGGTCGATCGCAAGATCAAGCACAAATCCCGCGCCGCGGTCGACTTGCTGATCGATTATTTGGATTGGCGGTACAAAGAGAACGTTACGTTGGAGACGCTTGCGGAAATCGTCGCCCTGGATCCCTCTTATCTCGTGAGGCTGTTCAAGAAACATATGAACATGACGCCGTTCGAATATCTCAGGGATCTTCGCCTTAGAGCCGCGGCCAGTTATTTGTCCGGAAGCGATATGCCGATCAGCTCCATCGTTCAGGAGACGGGATTTAACAGCGTTCATCATTTTACGAGGCTGTTCAAGAGTCATTACGGTCAAAGTCCCGCCGAATGGCGCAAGCAGTTGAAATCGCAGGAGCTTATGGCGTGAGGGAGGGGATGCCGATGAGAAGAACATGGATGATTTGGATATAGGTATAAAACAAAGAGGCTGTCTCAACGGTCAATGAAGACCTGCCGAGTCAGCCTCTTACTATAATGCGAATGTTACTGCGCTGCAGCTACCTCTGCGACTTGCTCGGTAGCCACTTTCTCGTACGTTCCATCGCTCATGACGCGACGGGCGCCGAGATAACGCTTGGCGTAGTAAGATTCATCCAAGGATGTAATCGTAACGCCTTTGGATGCCGCATGGGCAAATTTGTTGTTGCCAACGTAAATCCCGACATGAGAGACGCCGCTGCCGCTCGTATTGAAGAATACGAGATCGCCTGCGCGAAGTTCATCGTCGGCAATTTTGGTTGCCTTTTCCCAGCTGAACATATCCCGCGAAGAACGGGGCAAATCGATGCCGAGTTCGTTGAAGACGTACCCCGTAAAGCCGGAGCAGTCGAATCCGCTCGTTGTCGTTCCGCCGTACTTGTAGTCAGTTCCGATGAGCGGTGCAACCGATTTGTCTAGCTTGGAGTCTGCGAATGCGCTGCCTACCTGGAAAGCTAGGAGTACTGCTAAGGAAAACATGAACATAGACACTTTGCGCAAAACCGGTGACTCCTTCCAATGCCTACGAGGTTAGCTGGAGGGTTCGGTAGAAGGTTCCCCTATGGCTCGTATGAAGCAAAGCCAATTCACCCGTGTTGATGGTTCCCCCGTTCCCCGTTGTGCGGGAACTCGGCAATTTTTGATTACTTAGACTTATATATTCGGGTTTCGTGACGAATTTCCTGCATCTGCTAAATGAGAATTCCTTAATCTGGAGTGAAAAACTCGGGATTGATCTCCTCCTTTAGTCTCAATTTATCCCGCCGATAATAACGCCAAACCCCGGCCGCGGCCTCGAAAGGCGCAACCGGGGAATGTCCCGTGTCATCTATTGTCGAAGGGGACAAGAGGGGCTTACGACTTCGTATTGCACCATACTTGATACTGCGAAGCGGAAGTCCACAGCTTAAGCAAGGCGCGAACGAAGTGGAAAGCTTGGTGCAGCGCTACGGCGAGAAAGCCTGACCAGAGGAAGGATACGGCCCATGCCGTCGCGGACACTGCCAATCCGATGCCGAGCAAGATGAAGGTAATTCCCAGAAGAGGGAACGCCCGGCGAAGCGCCAAACTCAGGCCCTTAAAGATTCCTTCCCGCGAAACCGCCCCGAACTGCATGAATTGAAACAGCAGATGAACAATAAATCCGAACGCCAGCCACGCGGCGGCATAGGGTAGCATTTCCTGAAGCCAAGCGGATAAGGAGGGCTCCGAGAGAAACCGATCTTCGGCTAACGGCAGCAGCCATGCGGCGGGTAGCAGAATGAGCCCGTTCTCTATCCAGTAGAGCAGCGTTACCGGCTTCCAAGTCCTTCGCATTCCGGACAATACGCGGGTTCCTTCTCCTTCCAGGGCGTGGTGGAAGGAGTAATAAACGCCGGCGTTGAGCAGGGGCGTGAGAACCATCCGCATGAGCAGCAGCCCGCCTAACATCCAGAGAACCTCGTTCACGAGATCGGTCTTGAGCAGGCGGAATTGAGCTTCGATGAGGAACAGATGGGTCGCGTCGGAGTTTGGATGATCCGCGGGGTAACGGGCTAACACCGGCGTTACGACCGAATCGACGAACCGGTAAAGGAAAAATCCCCACAACAAGCGATAGAGAAATAGGAGAACCAATACATACTTATGCCGAACGGTCATGTCCCATCCCATTTTTAATAATCGACGCATCCCTTAGTCACCTCACCACACCATTGTTCCGAACAGTCCTTCGATGATTTGAGTTATGCCGGTCGCTATTCGCGAGCGTTCCTGTTGGGGGACTTCGGCCTTGAGATAGTTGTTATATCTGCGGTTATCGAGAACGACGTTCATGCTAGGATCGATGGCCGCGTAAGTTAACGGCGTAGCGGAAAAGAGCTGTAACTGGACGTGGGTCTGCACGCCGTCCCATTTTTTGCGAATGGATTGCCCGTCTTGGAACTTGAGCCAGATCGAGACCGGCTGCGGGCTGCCGCCGTATCGCTTCAGAAGCACGAGGCTTTCGTAACCTTCGCTAGTCTTGCGCGTGTTGATGTTATCGATCGCGTAATCGGTCATCTCTCCATGCTGGACGTAGGCTTGGAAGAAGTCGGTCCACTTCGTCTTCGTTACGGATTCCACGACCTTCTGGAAGTCCGAGGAAGAAGGGTGCTTGAATTTGTAATTCTGAAAATAAGTCCGCAAAATCTTGCTCATCGTTTTGTCGCCGACTTGACGCTCCAAGGAAGAAAGTACGAGCTTGCCGCGCAAGTAGACGTTCTCGGCGTACCTATCCGAGGAACTATAGCGCCAAGAGGACTGATGAAGCGGCTCCGGATGGGTCATATAGCTGGCTTCGATCGGCAGATTGGGAACGACGCCATAGATGCTGGCCATCAATTTATCTTCGGTATACGAAGTAAAGCCTTCGTCGAGCCAAGCTTCTTCGAATTCATTGGAGGCAACCAGCCCGTACCAGTACTGATGGGCGATCTCGTGGACTAGCGTGCGCTCCAGATCGTATCCGGGATTGTCGTCCCGCGCGGCCGCGGCGGTAACGAGCGTCGGATACTCCATGCCTCCGGCTCCATTGCCGTCCTTCGGAGGAACGACGATGGATAACGTGGAGTATGGATATTCTCCATACCATTGTCCAAGCTTGGCTAGGGCGGATTTCGCCGCATGCATGTAACGATCCTTCAAGTCCTTGTGGAGCGGGTCAAGGAATAGCTTGATCCGCACGCCGGGAACCCCGGGGGAAGAGAAGGAGTCTTCCACGTACTCGAATACGGGAGAGGCGGACCAAGCGAAGTCATGGACGTCGTCGGCGTAAAATTGGAAGCTTTTGCGTCCGCCGGATAGGACGGGCGCCTTCGTTTGGAAACCCGTCGCCGCAATCTTATAGGTTTCGGGAACATCGATGCGGACGCTGTAGATACCGAAGTCCGAGTAGAATTCCGAATTGCCGTGGTATTGATGCAAATTCCAGCCTTCGGTCGTTCGCCCCCGCATGCCGACCGTCTCGTACACGGCGACTTTCGGGAACCATTGTCCCGCCATGACGAAATCGCCGGCTTTGCCCATTCTCGCGAATACATCCGGAAGCTTAACGGTGAAGTTCATTCGCAACGTGATGCTGGATCCGGGATTAAGCGGCTCCGGCAGTCGGAAGGAAACCAACGTCCGGTCGCTCTTGTTGCCATCGTCCGGCTGAACGTAATGGAGGCGGGGGAGAAGCGTTTCTCCTTGCTCCGTCGTCAAAGCAGTAAGCGCCATGCTTCCATAGCTTCCTTCTTTCATTTTGTCGCCGCGCAGTTGCCCCTTGGATTCTTTGATGAAGGTGCTGCCGGGTGAAAATGCGTTCGGATAGAGATGTAAATAGAAGTCCGACACGGGTTTGCGGCCGGGATTTTTCCAGGTCACGATTTGTTCGCCGGACAGACTTCCGTTCTGGTCATCGAGAGAAACGGAGATGTGATACTCCGTTATTCGATCGCTGAGGACAACGGCTTTCGGTTGTTGGGGAGCGTCGGGTCCCGGATCGGCCTTAGGCTGCGCCGAAGAAGGCGTAGCCGTTACCGGGAGCTCGGACGACGAGGAAGCGGGCAAAGCATATTGGTCTACCCAAGCGTCGGCAAACCCGAATCGAACAGACATAATAAGTACAGCAGCGGCAGCGACGAAAAGTAACATTCGCAGCGAACGGCGCTTAGGCATACGGATAACCCTCCCGTTGACAAGCATCTACGAGATATATATGTGGGTTGTCCGCGGATTATATCTTCGTATCGCAAGGAAAGTGGGATAAGCCGTAAGAATATTGCTGAAGCGTCAGACGCCGTTTCGCGTCGGGTACGGGAAAGAGGCGGCGCGGGATTTATCCGCTCCGCCTCTTTCGTTATCCGTTCGCGATCGAAATCATGCGATCGTTACGCAAGCAATGGGGTCGCTTCGCCATTGAAGATAAGCGTTAACCGGTGAAGCGCGCGGGTACAGCCGACGTACAGCAGCTTGGCATCTTGCGGCGTCAGCGCGTATTGGCTGTCATTGGCGTTGGCGATGAGCACGGCATCGAACTCGAGGCCTTTGGCCAAATAGACGGGGACGATCGTCACGCCGCCGCGATATTGGGTTTGCCCTTCGCTGATCAGATTCGCTTCGATTCCGGCTTTCGTCATCGCTTCATGCAAGCTCGAGCATTCCTCGTCCGTTCGTCCGATGATCGCGATCGTCTGCATGCCGCGATCTCGATTATCCCGAATGAAAGTATCGATAAAAGGAATTTTATCGCCCGCGGCGTTCAGCCGTACGACGTCGACGGGATCCCCGCTTCGGAATACGGGTACGGCAGGCGGCAGCCCGGTGTCCGTATGAGGGAGAATCCGATTGGCGAACTCGATAATTTCCAGCGTGGAACGGTAGCTCTGCTTTAATACATGATAGGAAGGATACTCTTCCGCGAATACCGCGGATATCTCTTCCCAACGTTGGACGCCGCGGTAAGCATGAATGCCTTGCGCTAAATCTCCGAGAATCGTGAAGGAGGGTTCGTTCATGAACGTGTTCAAGAGCGCGATCTGGAACGGCGAAACGTCCTGCGCCTCATCCACGACGACGTGGTCGAAAACAAGTTTCTCCGCGCCGTTGAGCACGTAATGAATCCACGCGAGGGCGGTCAAATCTTCGGGTTGGACGAAGCCTTTTTTCAGATAGCTTCGCGTTCCCTCGAGTACCTTCTTCGGAATCTCGTCAGATGTTCCTGAAGCGAACACGTCCTGATAGAAGGTTAGAGCGTCGGCTTTCGGAAGCTTGTTCGAATAAGCGCGAAGCCGCTGTTTGCCCGTCTTGGTTTTCTCCTTGCGGATTTTCGGATCGCCGATCGTGTTTAGCTGCATCTCCAGCCATCGGTTGATTCTTGCGTTTAACCTGTCCAGGCGGGGGGCCAACGGGTAGTGGCGATACTCGACTTCGAACCACTCGCGAATCATCTCCGCGGATAGAACCCGGCCTTCCCAAGCTTCGAATGGCTGAGCCTGAATAAAATGCTCTTCGAGACGTTGAAGCTTATCGTCCAGCATCTTCTTAAAGGCTAGAGAGCCTTTGAATCGTCCGGGCGTTTCATCGTCGATCCGAGGCCTGACGCCATCCAGGGAGAACCAGATATTCCCTTCCGATGAGTCCTTCGAAAGCCGTACATTAGCGTTTAATCTCTCCAAAGCCCACTCCACGAAGGTCGTTTGCTTGACGTGACCGACTCCGAGCTCCGGCAGAACGCCGGAGATGTAATCCAGGAACATCGTATTCGGCGCGAAAATAATCATCCGTTCCGCGCGAATCTGCTGCTGGTATTGATAGAGCAGGAAGGCAAGACGATGCAAGGCGACCGTCGTCTTACCGGATCCTGCCGCCCCTTGGATAATCAATGCCTTGTATCTCGGCGCCCTGATGATCTGATCCTGCTCGGCTTGAATGGTGGAGACGATATCGCGCAGGCGATTATCCTTCTTATCCCCGAGCTTATATAGTAGAAACTCGTCGTTCAAGCCGATGTTGTCTCCTCCGCGTTCGTAGCTGTCTACGATGCGGCCGAGTTTCCGATCGCGGATAGATAAATTGCGTTTGCGGTGGATGTCTCCGTGAATGATTCCGTCCGGTGCTTCGTAGTTAACGGGAGCATCGCCTCCGGTGAAGGAGTAGAATAGGCTCGCAACCGGCGCCCTCCAATCGATAACGTACGGCTCGTCGGTTTCGCCGCGGTCCATGCCTCTTTTGCCGATGTACATCGGCAGCGGCTCGGCTTTGCCTTCCTCCCGGAAATCCAGCCGTCCGAAATAAGGTTCTTTGGCAAGCAGTTCGAGTCGTTGGCGTTTTTCTTCGCGTTTTTCCTCGAGCAATTGTTCGGTGAAATCCTGCCCTCGGTATACGGGACCGATTCCGGCGCGCTGCTGGTCGATCTCCTCGAACGTTTCCCGAAGTCTGCGATATTCCTCTTGGTGAAGGGGGTGCTGCGTTTCCATTGGGGTTGATCCTCCTTGCGTGAACTACTGACTTTACCTATTGTGGCGCATTTTCGAGAAAAACAATAGACTTATGTTTTCCGTTTTGTTATGATGTTGAGTACAGGATTGCCTAAAATAGGTAGAACAAACGTTCTCATCTAAATGTAAGAAAAAGGAAGCGGGTAAGACCTTGGATTAAGGGGTCTAGAGCCCGGTTTTTTCATATCTAGCGACAAAAGATGGAGGATAACGATGGAAAATCAGGACAAACCGGTTGAGAAGAAGAAGCTGTCGCTTAACGTGGTCAGCAACAAGGAGCACAAAGGATTCGGCGCGGGATCGATCGATTTGAGCCAGGTCGCCTGCGTGATTATCGACGAAGGGGTAGCCTATATCGATGTCGGCGCCATGCACGCGAAGAGCAAGATAGAGAAGGGGATCAAATTTTCCCCCGACAAGGCGAACGTGCCTAACGGACGTCCGGCTTGGATCGTCTGGGTAGCCGTCGACCGCAACGAGACCGGGTCTTATTATGCCGGAGCGACATCGTGCGAAATGCTGATCGATACGGAAGCGAGAAGAGGCTGGAAGCTGTTGCCCGATCACGTTAACCGTTTGGATGCTTCGCTCAAGCGCAAATATATGCTGGATAATATCGGTCCCGCGGAGAAAGCGGCGCTTAGCAAGCTGCTTACGGAGCATAACGCGGAGTGGTGGGACAATTCTCCCCAAGCTTTGAAAGATTTGTTGGCTTAACGGCCGCAAGACGATAGAGAAGCCCCCAACCTGATCACGCCGATCGGTTGGGGGCTTCTTTTATCTTCTAGACGAACATGCGAGTATCGTTGTTGCGACTGAACCTATAGATGGCAATGAGAGCGAAAGCGGCCGCGAATCCGAAAAGGATGGCGAAGTGCAAGCCGAGGTTGCCAAAGGTTTCGCCGCTCTGCAGCTTGTTGATGGCATCCAGCAACCAGTGCTGCGGCAGAAAGTTCGATATTTTCTGGATCGAATCCGGCATAATGTTCATCGGGAAGAAACAGCCCGAGAGCATGCAAGTCGGTATGATGATCAAGTTCTGTACCGCTCCGGCTCCCGCCGTACTCTTGGCGAAGGCTACCATGAGCAGGGAAAGCCCGACGGCCGCCAACGCGAACAGGAGAAGAACCGGAAATAATTGAGCGTACGGAACGCCGGAATCGATATGGAAGACGTTCTTCATCATGATCAAGGTGAATACGATCTGCAGCGTCATGATGAGCACGTTAACGATTACGTTGGAGAGGACGTAAGTTCTGGCCGATATGGGCGACGACATCAGACGAAGGAAAGTGCGGGACTCCTTCTCCTTCAGAATGAGCTCGGACAGGTTAACGGCGGAGAATAACATGAACGTCGCCAGAAATCCGATCGTTTGATAAGTCATATCCTTCTGGTTCGACGTGTCCTCGATCGTCTCGGCGTCGAGCTTGAAGTTTTGCGCGCCGTATTCGGCATAGAGCTTGTCGAACGTTGCCGGATTGCCCCGCGTGCCTTTGCCGATGGCGGCTACGTTTCCGATATAATTCTGCAACATGGATTTGACGTAAGCCGTAACCTGAGCGCCTTTCACGGATACGATATCCACTTGCGCTTCACCGGGGCTTCCCTTCCGCAAGCTATCCGCGAACCCTTGATTAAAGATCAAACCGCTGTCGAGCTTACTCGCGGCGATGTCGCCGCGCAGAGATTTCTCATCCGTCATCGTGATCTTAATTTGATTCAAGCCCTCGATGAATTTGATCGCATCTTGGGTAATGACTTGATTGCCGTCGTTATTAACGATACCGATGCGGAGCGTGTTTACGTTGGTGCTGCCGTATAGGAGCGTCGACACCATAATGCCGACAATCGGCAAACCGAGATACACGAGCCAGCTAGACTTGCTGCGGAACGTATTTCGCAATGTTTTGCGAATGAGCCATATTATGTCTTTCATTTATAATGCCTCCCGTTTACGCATAATTAGGGCGGAGATGAGAAGGAAAGCCGCGGCGATAGCTACGTTGATTCCGATTGTCGGCCAAGCCGCCGATACGTTATCCGAATAAATAATGTTCATTAGCGCATCGTTCGCCCAATGGAGCGGCGATAGGTTCATAACGATTCCCATAATGCTGTGCGAATCGTCAAAAGGGAAATAAGCTCCTCCTACGAATGAAGCGATCTGGGTAAAGATCATAATAACCGAGCGGGATTTCTCTCCTTGGACGAGATAACTAACTCCAAGGCCAAGACTTACGGCCAAGAGCACTTCGGCAGTCAGGATAAGGAATACCAAGCCCATATGGTCGCCCCAGTTAGCGTGGAACGCGAATTTGCTGACCAGAATAATAATCGATACGCACATCAGGTTAATGACCGTGCATCCGATGACTTTGCCCGCGAACAGTTCCCCCTTGCTAATGGGTGCAGCCATTAAGCGAGTGGCCGTTTGGCGGGTTCTCTCGCTGCGGAATAAGAAGGAGCCCGACAATGCGGAGTAAAGAGCGATCATCGTCGTCATGGAAACGGCGTAATAATCCATGGCGTCGGGAGTTTTGTCGGGATCTAACGAAGTTTCATTGACGAATTTATCGTTCGATTGAATGCTTGCCATGACCGCCTTCGCTTCCGAAGGAGTCGATTTGAGCGCCGAAGCGGCCAAGTTGTAACGATCGGCGAATGCGGTAAGCATTCCTTGGAGAATATTGCTTTCGAGCGATTGCTTGCTGTTTCCGTAGAATTTCAACCCTTCGGCGTCGATCTCGACGTATGCCGTGTATTGTCCGTCTTTAATGAGATCCCGGCCGTTCATTCCGGCTTCCGCAGGATCGATCCGGACGCCTTGCTTTTCGATTTCGTGGGAGAAGCTTTGCCAAGCTTGCGTCAATTGCGGCTGGTTGGCGTTGATCTTATAGAGGAGTTGCATCTCTCCGACAAAGGCGTTGCTAGAGAACGCATTCGATAACGCGGTACCGAGAATGAGCATTAATACGATTGGGAAGGCGAGCATGAATAGCAACGTTCGCCGCTCTCTCGTTGCGGATTTGATCTCTTTAATCGCGACATTCAGAATATTCATAACGACTCGCCTCCTTAGTCTCTTAGATTCCGCCCGGTCAAGGTAAGGAATACGGTCTCCAGATTCGGTGCTTGCTCTTCGACCGAACGGATTTCGATTCCGTCTTTGATCAACTTCTGGATGACGAGGTTGAGATTGTTGATTTCGCCTTTGGAGTTGATCTTGATCGTGTTATCTTCGAGTTGCGCGGAGATGACGCCTTGAATTTGTTTCAGTGAATCGATATTTACCGAGTCGGTAGCTTTGATCTCGATCCAGATGTTCTTCGTATCGGTAATGATCGCTTTCAGCTGTTCCTTCGTGCCGTCGGCGATGATCTTGCCATGATCGACGATGGCGATGCGAGTGCAGATTTCCTCGACTTCTTCCATGTAATGGCTCGTATAGATAATCGTGCATCCCATCTGATTCAGCTTGCGGACCGAGTTCAAGATGTAGTTGCGGGATTGGGGGTC
Encoded proteins:
- a CDS encoding YwhD family protein, producing MENQDKPVEKKKLSLNVVSNKEHKGFGAGSIDLSQVACVIIDEGVAYIDVGAMHAKSKIEKGIKFSPDKANVPNGRPAWIVWVAVDRNETGSYYAGATSCEMLIDTEARRGWKLLPDHVNRLDASLKRKYMLDNIGPAEKAALSKLLTEHNAEWWDNSPQALKDLLA
- a CDS encoding ABC transporter permease, with the protein product MKDIIWLIRKTLRNTFRSKSSWLVYLGLPIVGIMVSTLLYGSTNVNTLRIGIVNNDGNQVITQDAIKFIEGLNQIKITMTDEKSLRGDIAASKLDSGLIFNQGFADSLRKGSPGEAQVDIVSVKGAQVTAYVKSMLQNYIGNVAAIGKGTRGNPATFDKLYAEYGAQNFKLDAETIEDTSNQKDMTYQTIGFLATFMLFSAVNLSELILKEKESRTFLRLMSSPISARTYVLSNVIVNVLIMTLQIVFTLIMMKNVFHIDSGVPYAQLFPVLLLFALAAVGLSLLMVAFAKSTAGAGAVQNLIIIPTCMLSGCFFPMNIMPDSIQKISNFLPQHWLLDAINKLQSGETFGNLGLHFAILFGFAAAFALIAIYRFSRNNDTRMFV
- a CDS encoding helix-turn-helix domain-containing protein; translation: MEIRYCGAGTISQSAEAPGGGMHPSCYEILYITGGKVKFKWRGNVCEAEAPAVFILPNSTPHELESLAAEAKFRFLELEDPEEFPFSNEQVDDWNFMQARKDIYSKIVLASSVIQSLDFVYHLQSTGLAEQDSNLGEVCLLEIRKTYKLIAHILGASGGGNVAVDRKIKHKSRAAVDLLIDYLDWRYKENVTLETLAEIVALDPSYLVRLFKKHMNMTPFEYLRDLRLRAAASYLSGSDMPISSIVQETGFNSVHHFTRLFKSHYGQSPAEWRKQLKSQELMA
- a CDS encoding HelD family protein; the encoded protein is METQHPLHQEEYRRLRETFEEIDQQRAGIGPVYRGQDFTEQLLEEKREEKRQRLELLAKEPYFGRLDFREEGKAEPLPMYIGKRGMDRGETDEPYVIDWRAPVASLFYSFTGGDAPVNYEAPDGIIHGDIHRKRNLSIRDRKLGRIVDSYERGGDNIGLNDEFLLYKLGDKKDNRLRDIVSTIQAEQDQIIRAPRYKALIIQGAAGSGKTTVALHRLAFLLYQYQQQIRAERMIIFAPNTMFLDYISGVLPELGVGHVKQTTFVEWALERLNANVRLSKDSSEGNIWFSLDGVRPRIDDETPGRFKGSLAFKKMLDDKLQRLEEHFIQAQPFEAWEGRVLSAEMIREWFEVEYRHYPLAPRLDRLNARINRWLEMQLNTIGDPKIRKEKTKTGKQRLRAYSNKLPKADALTFYQDVFASGTSDEIPKKVLEGTRSYLKKGFVQPEDLTALAWIHYVLNGAEKLVFDHVVVDEAQDVSPFQIALLNTFMNEPSFTILGDLAQGIHAYRGVQRWEEISAVFAEEYPSYHVLKQSYRSTLEIIEFANRILPHTDTGLPPAVPVFRSGDPVDVVRLNAAGDKIPFIDTFIRDNRDRGMQTIAIIGRTDEECSSLHEAMTKAGIEANLISEGQTQYRGGVTIVPVYLAKGLEFDAVLIANANDSQYALTPQDAKLLYVGCTRALHRLTLIFNGEATPLLA
- a CDS encoding C40 family peptidase: MRKVSMFMFSLAVLLAFQVGSAFADSKLDKSVAPLIGTDYKYGGTTTSGFDCSGFTGYVFNELGIDLPRSSRDMFSWEKATKIADDELRAGDLVFFNTSGSGVSHVGIYVGNNKFAHAASKGVTITSLDESYYAKRYLGARRVMSDGTYEKVATEQVAEVAAAQ
- a CDS encoding ABC transporter permease, with translation MNILNVAIKEIKSATRERRTLLFMLAFPIVLMLILGTALSNAFSSNAFVGEMQLLYKINANQPQLTQAWQSFSHEIEKQGVRIDPAEAGMNGRDLIKDGQYTAYVEIDAEGLKFYGNSKQSLESNILQGMLTAFADRYNLAASALKSTPSEAKAVMASIQSNDKFVNETSLDPDKTPDAMDYYAVSMTTMIALYSALSGSFLFRSERTRQTATRLMAAPISKGELFAGKVIGCTVINLMCVSIIILVSKFAFHANWGDHMGLVFLILTAEVLLAVSLGLGVSYLVQGEKSRSVIMIFTQIASFVGGAYFPFDDSHSIMGIVMNLSPLHWANDALMNIIYSDNVSAAWPTIGINVAIAAAFLLISALIMRKREAL
- a CDS encoding M1 family metallopeptidase; translated protein: MPKRRSLRMLLFVAAAAVLIMSVRFGFADAWVDQYALPASSSSELPVTATPSSAQPKADPGPDAPQQPKAVVLSDRITEYHISVSLDDQNGSLSGEQIVTWKNPGRKPVSDFYLHLYPNAFSPGSTFIKESKGQLRGDKMKEGSYGSMALTALTTEQGETLLPRLHYVQPDDGNKSDRTLVSFRLPEPLNPGSSITLRMNFTVKLPDVFARMGKAGDFVMAGQWFPKVAVYETVGMRGRTTEGWNLHQYHGNSEFYSDFGIYSVRIDVPETYKIAATGFQTKAPVLSGGRKSFQFYADDVHDFAWSASPVFEYVEDSFSSPGVPGVRIKLFLDPLHKDLKDRYMHAAKSALAKLGQWYGEYPYSTLSIVVPPKDGNGAGGMEYPTLVTAAAARDDNPGYDLERTLVHEIAHQYWYGLVASNEFEEAWLDEGFTSYTEDKLMASIYGVVPNLPIEASYMTHPEPLHQSSWRYSSSDRYAENVYLRGKLVLSSLERQVGDKTMSKILRTYFQNYKFKHPSSSDFQKVVESVTKTKWTDFFQAYVQHGEMTDYAIDNINTRKTSEGYESLVLLKRYGGSPQPVSIWLKFQDGQSIRKKWDGVQTHVQLQLFSATPLTYAAIDPSMNVVLDNRRYNNYLKAEVPQQERSRIATGITQIIEGLFGTMVW